The Primulina eburnea isolate SZY01 chromosome 6, ASM2296580v1, whole genome shotgun sequence genome contains a region encoding:
- the LOC140835281 gene encoding uncharacterized protein encodes MECVTTTSYSIVINGHYHGHFQGMRGLRQGFKIGTLPFRYLGIPVAAKRLCAADYSDLLNNMTKKVNSWPRNSLSYAGKIELIRSVLQGIECFWMSILPIPNCVVNSIDSICRKFVWPTKHPCIAWSSLCKPLADGGLGLKDLKAWNRALLAKTLWNIHSTKDSLWIKWVNHIYNCIGGVWNWDYKRDDSPLIKNILLIRDEIIRVDGTTAAAISRLHSWFGKSGGLSRVYDFFVHAKGRWPWKPILAKSYILPKHRFVLWLFAHSKLMTCDRLGFLSDQRCALCKVTDESVAHLFFRCEISKRLWDKVLDWLDMKKTMASSTSVLCAFRNFYKGNSMLARMRITALSATVYQVWNLRNRVMFDDEKMDIDVIFMKMKIHTFRCVPEAITLLL; translated from the exons ATGGAATGCGTAACAACGACATCATATTCTATTGTGATTAATGGACATTACCACGGGCATTTTCAAGGGATGCGTGGTCTTAGGCAAG GTTTCAAGATTGGGACACTACCATTCAGATATCTAGGGATACCTGTTGCGGCGAAGAGACTATGTGCAGCAGATTACAGTGATCTTTTGAACAATATGACAAAGAAGGTAAATTCTTGGCCACGAAACTCCTTGTCTTATGCGGGGAAAATTGAGTTAATAAGATCTGTCTTACAAGGAATTGAATGCTTCTGGATGTCCATATTACCCATTCCGAATTGTGTGGTAAACTCGATTGATTCAATATGTCGCAAATTTGTTTGGCCCACAAAACACCCATGTATCGCTTGGTCGTCGTTGTGTAAACCTCTTGCGGATGGAGGGTTGGGGTTGAAAGACTTGAAAGCTTGGAATCGTGCACTGCTTGCAAAAACTCTTTGGAATATTCACTCCACGAAGGATAGTCTGTGGATTAAATGGGTCAATCACATTTACAATTGCATTGGCGGGGTGTGGAATTGGGATTACAAACGCGATGACTCACCCTTGATCAAGAACATCCTGCTCATAAGAGATGAAATTATTCGCGTCGATGGAACTACAGCAGCTGCAATTTCACGGCTTCACAGCTGGTTTGGTAAGAGTGGGGGCCTATCTAGGGTGTATGATTTTTTTGTACATGCGAAAGGGAGGTGGCCGTGGAAACCAATTTTGGCTAAGAGCTACATTCTCCCCAAACACCGCTTCGTTCTTTGGTTGTTTGCACACTCGAAGCTTATGACATGTGATAGATTGGGATTTCTCAGTGATCAAAGATGTGCTCTTTGTAAAGTAACAGACGAGTCAGTTGCACACCTTTTTTTCCGGTGCGAAATTTCGAAGCGGCTTTGGGACAAAGTGCTTGATTGGCTTGACATGAAAAAAACAATGGCTTCCTCAACTTCGGTCCTTTGTGCATTCCGTAACTTCTACAAAGGGAACTCCATGTTGGCAAGGATGAGGATTACAGCCTTATCAGCAACTGTATATCAGGTATGGAATCTCCGCAACAGGGTGATGTTTGACGATGAGAAGATGGACATCGATGTTATCTTCATGAAGATGAAGATTCATACATTCAGATGTGTACCTGAGGCAATTACTTTACTGTTATAG
- the LOC140835282 gene encoding NAC domain-containing protein 19-like, translating to MEERNGEVDDILLPGFRFHPTDEELVGFYLKKKIQQKPLSIELIKQLDIYKFDPWDLPKLAATGEKEWYFYCPRDRKYRNSTRPNRVTGAGFWKATGTDRPIYSSEGSKCIGLKKSLVIYKGRAAKGIKTDWMMHEFRLPSVSDSALSTRYLDKLHIPANEAWAICRIFKKANSNTQRAISNSWASPVSDTNPVLVNKIEFSSSNVTCSVKRKYSPVGLSFSGGDVQQLSVASFSLPQPCKLVYDQMEDKPTQVSNFHGDTSDPVSQCTINDTSSSLLLENISRSMLEYFDTGSDITDFSTLSEQCHHISAVFAEDAQGNLGQVEELVQNHVEQFDVNMGFGYSFPSSLGDAWRSNLLWDSSPCPSELSANYSTNNCDG from the exons ATGGAGGAGAGAAACGGAGAAGTGGATGATATTTTGCTGCCAGGGTTCAGATTTCATCCAACTGATGAAGAACTTGTAGGGTTTTATCTGAAAAAGAAGATCCAACAGAAACCGCTCTCCATCGAGCTTATAAAGCAACTCGATATCTATAAGTTTGATCCATGGGATCTTCCAA AGTTGGCGGCGACCGGAGAAAAAGAATGGTACTTCTACTGTCCCAGGGACAGAAAATACAGGAACAGTACACGTCCTAACCGTGTTACCGGCGCTGGATTTTGGAAAGCCACGGGCACAGACAGGCCAATCTACTCCTCCGAAGGATCGAAATGCATCGGCTTGAAAAAATCCCTTGTCATCTACAAAGGCAGAGCGGCTAAAGGGATCAAAACTGATTGGATGATGCATGAGTTTCGGTTACCTTCGGTCTCAGACTCAGCTTTATCCACAAGATATTTGGACAAATTACACATTCCCGCAAAT GAAGCATGGGCGATATGTCGGATTTTCAAGAAAGCTAACTCGAATACACAAAGGGCTATCTCTAATTCTTGGGCGTCTCCAGTATCGGATACAAACCCTGTTCTTGTAAACAAAATTGAGTTCAGTTCCAGCAATGTGACATGTTcagttaaaagaaaatattcacCCGTTGGATTGAGTTTCTCCGGCGGTGACGTTCAACAGTTATCCGTTGCTAGTTTCTCTCTTCCTCAACCATGCAAACTAGTTTATGATCAAATGGAAGACAAACCAACTCAAGTATCGAATTTTCATGGAGATACATCTGATCCAGTCTCACAATGTACCATTAATGACACTTCAAGTTCCTTGCTGCTGGAGAATATCTCGAGATCCATGCTTGAATATTTTGATACGGGCTCAGATATAACAGATTTTAGCACGTTGAGTGAGCAATGCCACCACATCTCAGCTGTGTTTGCCGAGGATGCACAAGGAAATCTTGGCCAAGTTGAAGAGTTGGTGCAAAATCATGTGGAACAATTTGATGTGAATATGGGATTTGGCTATAGTTTTCCATCGAGTTTAGGTGATGCATGGAGGTCTAATTTGCTGTGGGATTCTTCTCCTTGTCCTAGTGAATTGTCTGCTAACTATTCTACTAACAATTGTGACGGTTGA
- the LOC140833790 gene encoding uncharacterized protein, producing the protein MMSQVTHVNKIVRAGSTFFISVYAFILKILGFVAKYICRSNTEGNDSYFIADHSEERDEVVSQKSTDFLLSGPAEKGNSESENLDEITSKTEDSVFVEAELVSSNNKYQFLPREDVSGLVEKHKTVKFHVEEMFVGSNDTLSCSDQSLDNETSPKVKYLEQKMEENIQEFDKELEVIDHEKIESAAISFFCGEDHSATFDDEILWFEAIESMDVESMDDQDFSYEIELFPRSKLSTSEASRSSNFSELKFLVSPQKVDSNNTTFLEEYDHRRPEDVGTNIEEERINPTGFDSDDEYIELEPTRVNPTSVNQESSASEQSKETKELNEPERLDRPKGGGHSWDSNFNDENESDVLCEHQQLVQQMKMELKNCRSGGLPTISEDCETSKMVEDLKPLKIDQKFEYKDLMEEIHKFYRTYAEKMRKLDVLNFQTLQAISFLQLKDSEIFTSGKKKSASMLKPFTFPKIWPGKVQRIHADPTLRSIVELNRDLELVYVGQICLSWEILSWLYIKAKELLQYDSLGNHSYNRTVEEFQQFQVLMQRFVEDEPFQGPRVQNYVKNRCMIRSVLQVPLIRDDCVKDMKERGEEQDSISVEFLVRIIKESMLIFRDFLHSDKSSKDHGAKVDTKEPKNMALLADIITTLQKKERRLKENMRSKSCIVKMLQKQEECDQICACEVELRLVSRVVGLSRVSRDQLIWCQNKLRNINFVNRRSVHVEPSFLLFPC; encoded by the exons ATGATGAGCCAGGTTACTCATGTAAATAAAATTGTTAGGGCTGGTAGTACTTTCTTCATTTCTGTGTATGCTTTCATACTCAAGATTCTTGGATTCGTCGCCAAATATATTTGCAG ATCAAATACAGAAGGGAATGATTCTTATTTTATTGCCGATCATTCTGAAGAACGTGACGAAGTTGTTTCCCAGAAATCCACTGATTTTTTGTTAAGTGGGCCTGCAGAAAAAGGGAATTCAGAAAGTGAAAATCTTGATGAAATTACTTCGAAAACAGAGGACTCTGTTTTCGTGGAAGCTGAATTGGTTTCTAGCAACAATAAGTATCAGTTTTTGCCTAGAGAAGATGTAAGCGGGTTAGTAGAAAAACACAAGACTGTCAAATTTCACGTTGAGGAAATGTTTGTTGGATCAAATGATACTTTGAGCTGCAGTGATCAGAGTCTTGATAACGAAACTTCTCCAAAAGTAAAGTATTTGGAGCAAAAAATGGAAGAGAATATACAAGAATTTGATAAAGAGCTCGAagttattgatcatgagaagaTAGAGAGCGCTGCCATCAGTTTTTTTTGCGGAGAAGATCATTCGGCTACCTTCGATGACGAAATTCTGTGGTTTGAAGCTATCGAGTCCATGGACGTTGAATCtatggatgatcaagatttttCTTATGAAATAGAATTGTTTCCACGGAGTAAATTATCCACTTCGGAAGCAAGTAGGTCGTCTAATTTTTCTGAACTTAAGTTCTTGGTTAGCCCTCAGAAGGTTGACTCAAATAATACAACCTTTCTTGAAGAATATGATCATAGAAGACCCGAAGATGTGGGAACAAACATCGAAGAAGAAAGGATTAATCCAACAGGTTTCGATTCAGATGATGAGTACATAGAACTGGAACCTACAAGAGTGAATCCAACTAGTGTTAATCAAGAAAGTTCTGCCAGTGAGCAATCTAAGGAAACCAAGGAATTAAATGAACCCGAAAGATTGGACCGTCCAAAAGGCGGAGGACACTCATGGGATTCAAATTTTAACGATGAAAATGAATCTGATGTGTTGTGTGAACACCAGCAATTAGTTCAGCAGATGAAAATGGAGTTGAAAAACTGTAGAAGTGGAGGGCTTCCTACTATATCAGAAGATTGCGAGACTTCGAAAATGGTGGAAGATTTGAAGCCTCTAAAAATTGATCAGAAGTTTGAGTACAAGGATTTAATGGAGGAAATTCACAAGTTTTACAGGACTTATGCGGAGAAAATGAGGAAATTGGATGTCTTGAATTTTCAGACTTTACAAGCAATAA GTTTCTTGCAGCTAAAAGATTCAGAAATATTCACTTCTGGAAAGAAGAAATCTGCTTCAATGCTAAAACCATTCACTTTCCCGAAAATTTGGCCTGGAAAAGTACAGAGGATTCACGCTGATCCTACGCTTAGGTCGATTGTAGAATTGAACCGTGACTTAGAATTGGTTTACGTTGGACAAATTTGCCTTTCGTGGGAAATTTTATCATGGCTGTATATAAAAGCGAAAGAGTTACTACAATATGATTCTCTGGGGAATCATTCCTACAATCGTACCGTGGAAGAATTCCAGCAGTTCCAAGTGCTGATGCAAAGATTTGTGGAAGATGAACCGTTTCAAGGTCCCAGAGTGCAGAACTATGTCAAGAACCGGTGCATGATCCGGAGTGTACTTCAAGTTCCATTAATAAGAg ATGATTGTGTGAAGGACATGAAGGAAAGAGGAGAGGAACAGGACTCGATTTCAGTTGAATTTTTAGTGCGAATCATTAAGGAGTCGATGCTGATTTTCCGGGACTTTCTTCACTCTGACAAGAGCTCAAAAGATCATGGAGCCAAGGTCGATACTAAAGAACCCAAAAATATGGCACTTCTAGCCGATATAATCACAACCCTTCAAAAG AAAGAGAGAAGACTCAAAGAAAATATGAGAAGCAAGAGCTGCATAGTGAAAATGCTGCAAAAACAGGAAGAATGTGACCAGATTTGCGCTTGTGAAGTGGAATTGAGATTGGTCTCAAGAGTTGTTGGACTCTCGAGGGTGAGTAGAGACCAATTGATATGGTGCCAGAACAAGCTTCGCAATATCAACTTTGTTAACAGAAGGAGTGTGCATGTGGAGCCATCTTTCTTGCTTTTCCCCTGCTAA
- the LOC140835280 gene encoding glutathione S-transferase T3-like has product MPFISPTENEPATPTFVPETQLSDRESPIEVVNLENVDSGAEGRKQRSTWRKVEDEVLARSFVTISDDPIIGNGQKTEAFWGRVASYYNGNRPAGTPNRSTSVIRSHRHNTIQKKVYRFNANYNSIYSAYRSGHSDEDILRLAYEKYREENNGITFNLEHVWRIVKDRLMFTPQSVDHLVSTKKARTSESGASNTSSNQDASLHVDLIEEENRPMG; this is encoded by the coding sequence ATGCCATTTATTTCTCCGACGGAAAATGAACCGGCCACTCCGACTTTCGTCCCAGAGACTCAATTGTCCGACCGTGAATCCCCAATTGAAGTCGTAAATTTGGAGAATGTGGATTCTGGTGCTGAGGGTAGAAAACAACGGTCAACCTGGAGAAAGGTTGAAGACGAAGTCTTAGCGAGATCGTTTGTCACTATCAGCGATGACCCAATCATCGGCAATGGTCAAAAGACGGAAGCTTTCTGGGGACGTGTTGCAAGCTACTACAATGGCAATCGTCCCGCAGGTACACCCAATAGAAGTACAAGTGTCATACGATCGCACAGGCACAATACCATCCAAAAAAAAGTATATCGCTTCAATGCAAATTACAATAGTATTTATAGTGCATATCGTAGCGGCCACAGTGATGAGGATATACTACGACTTGCGTATGAAAAATATCGTGAGGAAAATAACGGCATCACATTTAATCTTGAGCATGTGTGGAGGATCGTAAAAGACCGTCTAATGTTTACTCCACAGTCCGTTGATCACCTTGTTAGCACGAAGAAGGCAAGGACCTCGGAGTCGGGAGCAAGCAACACCTCATCCAACCAAGATGCGAGTCTACATGTAGACCTAATCGAAGAAGAAAATCGTCCAATGGGTTAG